Proteins co-encoded in one Lacerta agilis isolate rLacAgi1 chromosome 6, rLacAgi1.pri, whole genome shotgun sequence genomic window:
- the RBM15 gene encoding RNA-binding protein 15 has protein sequence MKGKERSPAKAKRSRGGEDSSSARSERSSKKPSNGGGKSASGGGSGEGGGGGSSRRSLHLEKASRASSREYDSATVGSSGGGGSSSRHGYSNSSSSKNAESSSRGSRGGGGDSRAPPSDSGSSSEYKTLKISELGSALSDEAIEDGLFHEFKRFGDVSVKISRMPPGTGAGDERVAFVNFRRPEDARAAKHARGRLVLYDRPLKIEAVYVGSSSGGGSGRRRASRSPAILDKESPYGATAVGVAGAAPAAIRHPSTGATQRALSPAGGGAGLGYRDFRLQQLALGRLPPPPPPLPRELERERDYGGFYDRVRPTYSLDRVAGVAAAAFRGVGGTGTASEEEISPEDDQRANRTLFLGNLDISVTESDLRRGFDRFGVITEVDIKRPSRGQTSTYGFLKFENLDMAHRAKLAMSGKVLLRNPIKIGYGKATPTTRLWVGGLGPWVPLAALAREFDRFGTIRTIDYRKGDSWAYIQYESLDAAQAACSHMRGFPLGGPDRRLRVDFADTEHRYQQPYLQTLPLPPPPHYDLVAETSAFGAHRGAPSDPLRGARDRTPPLVYGDRDRDLYPETEWVPPPPPVRDRGSRATVYDTLESLERRRDGWSLERTRGERELVISSRDLPRKRRLVEDGGRHLDRSPDSERSSSSRKRHCPAAASPQDRSPEPSMGRDRYNSDAERPTSRLLLLERPSPIREPRRGSLERSQSEKRDRKSSERERKHRTLTTATTQECKSPAKKDEHASEGSSGGGSRLKPPPQKLQQQDGTSKSGSSPKLCLAWQGMLLLKNSNFPSNMHLLQGDLSVASSLLVEGATGGKVAQLKITQRLRLDQPKLDEVTRRIKVAGPNGYAILLAVPGTTDNRASSGSGEANTTSTQRPLRNLVSYLKQKQAAGVISLPVGGNKDKENSGVLHAFPPCDFSQQFLDSTAKALAKSEDDYLVMIIVRGAS, from the coding sequence ATGAAGGGCAAGGAGCGTTCCCCTGCCAAGGCCAAACGGTCCCGGGGCGGCGAGGACTCCTCTTCGGCGCGGAGCGAGCGGAGCAGTAAGAAGCCAAGCAACGGCGGCGGAAAGTCGGCGAGCGGCGGCGGCTCTGGCgagggtggtggcggcggcagcagtcgGCGGAGCCTTCACTTGGAAAAGGCCAGCCGGGCCAGCAGCCGCGAGTATGACTCCGCCACGGTGGGCAGCTCCGGGGGCGGCGGGAGTAGCAGCCGCCACGgctacagcaacagcagcagcagcaagaacgcGGAGTCGTCCTCGCGTGGcagccgcggcggcggcggcgattcCCGGGCGCCCCCCTCCGACTCAGGCAGCAGCAGTGAGTACAAAACGCTGAAGATCAGCGAGTTAGGCTCTGCGCTGAGCGACGAGGCGATCGAGGACGGGCTCTTCCACGAGTTCAAGCGCTTCGGGGACGTAAGTGTCAAAATCAGCCGCATGCCGCCCGGAACCGGCGCTGGCGACGAGCGGGTGGCCTTCGTGAATTTCCGGCGCCCCGAGGACGCCCGGGCTGCCAAGCATGCTCGCGGCCGCCTGGTTCTCTACGACCGGCCGCTGAAGATCGAGGCTGTCTACGTGGGGAGCAGCAGCGGAGGGGGGAGCGGCCGGCGTCGCGCCAGCCGTTCTCCTGCAATTCTGGACAAGGAATCTCCTTACGGAGCCACTGCGGTGGGTGTAGCAGGTGCGGCACCTGCAGCTATCAGGCACCCCTCGACTGGGGCTACTCAGAGGGCGCTTTCTCCTGCCGGTGGAGGAGCTGGCTTGGGGTACAGAGACTTCAGGTTACAGCAGCTTGCCCTGGGCCGcctgccaccgccgccaccacctctgCCTAGGGAGTTGGAAAGAGAACGAGATTATGGGGGCTTCTATGACCGCGTGAGGCCCACTTACAGTCTGGATCGAGTTGCCGGGGTGGCGGCAGCTGCATTTCGTGGGGTTGGTGGCACTGGAACAGCCAGTGAGGAAGAGATTAGCCCCGAAGATGACCAGAGAGCCAATCGTACCCTGTTCCTCGGCAATCTGGACATATCGGTGACTGAATCGGATCTACGCCGAGGTTTTGACCGCTTTGGGGTTATCACTGAGGTGGACATCAAGAGGCCATCCCGAGGTCAAACTAGCACCTATGGATTTCTCAAGTTTGAAAACTTGGATATGGCCCACCGGGCTAAACTTGCTATGTCCGGTAAAGTGCTGCTGCGTAACCCTATCAAAATTGGCTATGGTAAGGCCACCCCAACAACACGACTTTGGGTGGGTGGTCTGGGGCCTTGGGTACCATTGGCTGCTCTTGCCAGGGAGTTTGACCGTTTTGGCACTATTCGCACCATTGACTATCGTAAAGGTGACTCATGGGCTTACATCCAGTATGAGAGCTTGGATGCTGCACAAGCTGCTTGTAGCCACATGCGTGGTTTTCCTTTGGGTGGGCCAGACCGCCGTCTCCGGGTGGACTTTGCTGATACTGAGCATCGTTATCAGCAACCTTATTTGCAGACATTGCCActtccaccccctcctcactaTGATCTGGTAGCAGAGACATCTGCCTTTGGGGCACATCGTGGAGCCCCATCTGATCCACTCCGAGGTGCTCGGGATAGGACTCCACCCCTAGTGTATGGCGATCGTGACAGAGATCTCTATCCTGAGACGGAGTGGgtgcctcccccacctccagttCGGGACAGGGGGAGCAGAGCAACTGTTTACGATACACTAGAAAGTTTGGAACGCCGGCGAGATGGTTGGTCTCTAGAAAGAACTCGTGGGGAAAGGGAGTTAGTCATAAGCAGTAGGGATCTACCCAGGAAGCGAAGGCTAGTGGAGGATGGGGGGCGGCATTTGGATCGTTCGCCAGACAGTGAACGATCATCTTCATCTCGCAAACGTCACTGCCCTGCTGCAGCCTCTCCACAAGATCGTAGTCCTGAGCCAAGTATGGGCAGAGACCGCTATAATAGCGATGCAGAACGACCAACCTCTCGTTTGCTGTTGCTGGAGCGCCCTTCACCCATCCGAGAGCCACGCAGGGGTAGCTTGGAGCGAAGCCAGAGTGAGAAGCGTGACCGTAAAAGCTCTGAAAGGGAACGAAAGCATCGCACACTTACCACTGCTACCACCCAAGAATGCAAGAGTCCAGCTAAAAAGGATGAGCATGCATCCGAaggcagcagtggtggaggaTCTCGGCTGAAACCTCCACCTCAAAAGCTACAACAGCAGGATGGAACCTCAAAGTCTGGGTCATCCCCCAAACTGTGCCTGGCCTGGCAAGGAATGCTTCTATTGAAGAACAGCAACTTTCCGTCTAACATGCACCTACTTCAAGGGGATCTGAGTGTGGCCAGCAGTCTCCTGGTGGAAGGAGCAACTGGTGGCAAAGTGGCCCAGCTAAAGATCACACAGCGCCTCCGTTTGGACCAGCCCAAGCTGGATGAAGTTACCCGTCGCATCAAAGTGGCAGGGCCCAATGGATATGCTATTCTCCTGGCTGTGCCTGGTACCACAGACAACCGTGCCTCATCTGGGTCTGGTGAAGCTAACACCACCTCTACACAGCGGCCGCTCAGAAACCTGGTGTCCTATCTTAAACAAAAACAGGCAGCTGGGGTGATAAGCCTCCCAGTAGGGGGCAATAAAGACAAAGAAAACAGCGGGGTCTTGCATGCTTTCCCACCCTGTGATTTTTCTCAGCAGTTCCTGGATTCTACAGCCAAGGCCCTGGCTAAATCAGAGGATGACTATTTGGTCATGATCATTGTCCGTGGTGCATCTTAA